The Streptococcus equi subsp. equi nucleotide sequence TTGGAAAAACAAGTGGCTCTTCTTCCTTGAATAGCCGAGCAGCATTAATGCCAGCCACAAGTCCAGAAGCTGCTGACTCGACATAGCCCTCCACACCGGTCATCTGACCTGCAAAGAAAAGCCTGTGATTAGCGCGTGATTGGAAGCCTTGTGTCAGAAGCTTTGGTGAATCCATATAGGAATTACGGTGCATCACACCGTAACGCACAAACTCAGCATGCTCAAGGCCTGGAATCATTTGGAAAACCCGCTTTTGCTCTCCCCATTTTAAATGTGTCTGAAAGCCCACGATATTATAAAGGCTGCCTGCAGCATTATCCTGACGCAGCTGCACAACAGCATAGGGCGTCTTGAAATCACCGTCACGTGGTCCCTTGTAATCATCTGGATATTCCAAGCCAACCGGCTTCATTGGACCATAAAGCATAGTCTTAATCCCACGCTTTGCCATAACCTCAATTGGCATACAGCCTTCAAAATACTTTTCCTTTTCAAAAGCATTTAAAGGAGCTTCCTCTGCTGTTGTCAAAGCCTCGTGAAAGGCCATAAACTCTTCCTTGGTCATTGGACAGTTCAGATAAGCAGCTTCTCCCTTATCATATCGCGATTTTAAATAAACCCTATCCATGTTAATGGTTGACTTATCGACAATTGGAGCTGCTGCGTCGTAAAAATAAAAGCCAGCACCACCATTTAAGGCATGTATTTTTTCAGCAAGGCTGTCACTGGTCAAGGGGCCAGTTGCAATTACTGTAATAGCATCGCTAGGAATGTCAATAACCTCCTCACGAATGATTTCAATCAGAGGGTGATTTTCAAGCTCAGCTGTAACAGCCTTGGCATAGCCTTCGCGATCTACAGCCATTGCTCCTCCGGCAGGGACACGATGGGCTTCGCCAGCACGCATAATAATCGAATCCAGACGACGCAGCTCTTCCTTTAAAAGCCCTACTGCGTTGGTTAAGCTGTCACCACGAAAAGAGTTGGAGCAAACCAATTCTGCAAAATGGGTGGTTTTGTGTTGCGGTGTTGCCTTGACACCACGCATCTCATATAGCTTAACAGGAATACCACGCTTAGCAATTTGATAAGCTGCCTCTGATCCAGCTAGACCAGCACCAATAACATTAATATAAGATTGAGACAATAGACCAATACCTCTTTGGGGACTTATCCATCACTGATTGCCCCGCAACTCTTTCTTTCAAGTAATTACCCTGCCTATTATAACAGAAATAAGAGCAAAGCAAAAGAAGGAGCTGAACAGCCTCAGTCTTTTATATAAAGGAGATAAGCCCGTACCTGCACGCTCTCCACAAAGCTAGCTGCTTCAAGCATTTTAGCTTTCGCCCAATACCAGCTATCCACATATCTTGTTCACTGCAGTAGTTACTGGAAGGCTTTTTAAGGCTTATTTTTCAAAATCTAGCCAAAAATATTTCACCGGACCTCATCATCTTGCTGGTAGCAGCTAAACAAGCCTTTTCCAGTAAAAAAAAAGCAAGCGAAAGCCTGCCCTTGTTCTTGTTTAGAAAAAACACATCCATGCTGCGATAAAGACACTTAAGACACTAAACAGCGATCCAATCAAATAATATTCAGCAAAGGCTGGGCTTTCAGAGATTTTATTGTAGCGAGCAATAGACTTAGCGGTAAGCACCAGTCCGATTGAAGCAAATTGTCCCAACACCATACAAACGCCCATAACAATACGCTCTAAATTACCAATAGCCGCACCCGCCCCTACAATGGTATCCATTGGTTTATCACTAGCTGGCTGGAATTTATTGAAGCAGAGCTTAAAGATAATATTGACAGGCTTGGTGATCAAAACCATAAAAAGCACTAACAATAACTGCCGAGCATGTAACCAATCAGGGATCTCAGCCTGATTAACACGAGCGACTAAAGCCAGAATAATGAAAAGATGCAAGAGCTGGTCCAACACAAAGACCCACGACCGATCAAGCTTAATGATACGAGCCCATTTTGGCTTAAAATAATCAATAACCGCATGGCTACTAAAAATAAGGATCGCTGTTAGCCAAAGCTTAGGTATACACATCACCACTAGAAACAATGGAGCAGCTACCCCTAATAAGTGCAGCCCCAGATAAGCAAGCTGCTCCTCCTTCTTATCAGCAATAACCTGACTCTGAAGGTGATAATCTGATAAAAAATGACAAATCACTAGCAGCACTAAAATAGGATGCTGATAAAGGTAATCAGATAAGCCCTGCATAGGTGGCTCCTTTCCTCTTTTTATTCTTGTAGGTAGGTCAAAGCTGCATGGCGACTTCTAAGATAAACCTTTACACTGCTGCTTTTTAAGCGCTTTGACAAGGCACTTGATTGGAGGTCCAATGTATCGCCAATGAGCTGTTGGTCAAATTGTTCTTCATAGATCCCTAAGTCTAAAAGCGCATGAAACACCTCTAATTGACTAGCACGCCAGCTAGCTTTTATCGCCTCACCAGCTGCTAAAAGGCTATTGAGCACCAGATCCTTGTGCTCCTTATCAGTCCGTATAGCTACCTGGGTATTGCCATAATCATTTTTTTGATGAATGTAATGAATAGCCTCTCTGGCACGCCAATAGGCTGGACCGTCAGCACCAATACTAATATCAGGGTTAATATCAGTCAAAATAGTCCCCTGTCCAATACCAAACCTAACAGGGTAGCCTGTCATGGCTTGATTAATTAAATCAATGAGTTGAAAAACAGGCGCATCATTAGTCAACAAGCCTTGAAATTCATCACCCAGAGTCACAGATAAGTTAGAGACGATATAGGAAGAAAAATCATGGTTGAGCTGATCCAGACAGGCCTTTAAGGACTCTTGCACCAAAGAACGCGACTGAATTTGCTTAGAATGGACCAAATCCCCAATAACAGCGATATATAGCATGATTTTCCCTCCTTTTATGACTTCCATTATAACAGACAAAAACCAAAAAGTCCATTATAATGGAAAATCATCTATATTTCCGTTATAATGGACCTCTGCTAAAATAGTTCAAACCTACTTTACAATCTCTTCTTTATAGTCACAGACTTCATTGCTACACACAACCTGCTTACCTCCACGAATTTTTTTCTCAACAAGGTAATCGCCTGACTTCGGACAAGACCGTCCTACCGGCAAATCCCACGAGGTAAAGTCACACTCAGGGTAGCGGTCGCAGCCATAGAAAATACGGTTACGCTTTGTTTTGCGCTCAATGACTTGGCCTTGCTGACAAGCTGGACAAGAAACTCCAATTTCCTTTGTGATGGCCTTTGTATGATGGCACTCAGGAAAGTTACTACAAGCATAAAACTTGCCAAATCTACCCAGCTTAACAACCATCGGGTGGCCGCACAGCTCACAATCAAAACCAGCCGGCTCGTCCTTGATTTGAATTTTTTCGATCTCCGTTTCAGCCTTGGTTAACTCCTTAACAAATGGCTTGTAGAATTGGTCAATCACATTCTGCCAGGCTTCTTTGCCGATCTCTATCTGATCAAGCTTATCTTCCATATCAGCTGTAAATTTGACATCAACAATATCAGGGAAGAATTCCACAATCAATTGATTAACAATTTCGCCTAATTCCGTCGGCTCAAAGCGTTTAGCAGCCAGCTTAACATAATAACGACGCTGAATCACATCGAGTGTTGGAGCATAGGTTGATGGCCTTCCAACACCGTTTTCTTCCAGTGTTTTAATCAGGCTTGCTTCTGAATAACGAGCTGGCGGTTGAGTAAAGTGCTGTTCAGGTGTTAAGGTAACCTTTTTAACCACTTCTCCTTCTGTCATTTCAGGAAGCATCTTGCTTTTATCAGAATCATTGTAAACAGCCATATAACCGTCAAATTTCATCTGACTGCCATTGGCAACAAAAAGGACACTATTTTGCTCTAGGTTAACCTTAACAGTATCAAACACAGCAGCTGTCATCTGACTAGCGACAAAGCGGTTCCAAATCAAGGTATAGAGCTTTAGCTGATCCTTATCTAAAAATTTAGCAATAGCCTCTGGCGTATGGTTCACATTAGATGGTCGAATAGCCTCATGAGCGTCTTGAGCACCAGTAGCATTTTTAACTCGATTGCCATGCTTAGAGTACTGACTACCGAAACGTTCAACAATAAAGCCTGCGGCATCATTTTGAGCAACTGGGCTGATACGAGTAGAGTCCGTACGCATGTAAGTAATTAACCCTTGTGTTCCATTAGGACCAAGACTAATCCCCTCATAAAGCTGCTGAGCAACCATCATTGTTTTACGAGTCCGAAAGTTAATCTTATTGGCTGCGTCCTGCTGCAATGAGGAGGTTGTATAAGGTAAAGGAGCATGACGCCTGCGTTCTTTTTTCTCAACCTTACTAACCATAAAATCATCGCTACTTAATCGAGACAAAACAAGCTTAACATCATCATTGGTATTGAGCTTCATCTTTTTGCCATTGAGGCCGTAAAAGCTTGCTTGGAATTTTTTTGTCCCTTTTTTAAAGAGACCATCAATTGACCAATATTCTTCAGGAACAAAGGCCTTAATCTCATGCTCTCTGTCAATGATTAGCTTTAGAGCAACCGATTGCACGCGCCCTGCTGAAAGCCCCTTTTTAACCTTTTTCCAGAGAATTGGCGAAATGGAATAACCAACAATACGATCCAGTACACGACGTGCCTGCTGTGAGTCAACCAAATCCATATCAATTTTTCTTGGGCCTTCAAAAGCTTCTTTGACGGCATCCTTTGTGATTTCATTGAAAACGACACGATTGTTATCATCAGGATCAAGTCCCAAAATATGTGATAAATGCCATGAAATGGCCTCTCCCTCACGATCCGGGTCACTTGCTAGATAAACCTTTTTAGCATTCTTTGCTTCTTTTTTTAAGGCATTAATCAGCGGACCCTTACCACGAATATTAATATACTGTGGCTCATAATGATTGTCAAAATCAATAGACATTGATGATTTTTTCAAATCACGAATATGACCAACCGAGGCAACGACCTTATACTGACGTCCCAAATATTTTTCGATGGTTTTAGCCTTAGCAGGTGATTCAACAATGACTAGATTTTTTTAGCAGCTGCTGATTTTTTCTTTGTAGCAGATCTTTTCGTCTCTTGTTTTGACTTAGTTGCTGTTTTTGTTACCAATTGACACACTTCCTATAACAGTTATGGTTAAAGCTTCTAGCATAATATCCCATTTTTTAAGAACTGTCAACAAAAAATTTTCTATAAATAGGAAGAAAAGTTAAGAATAGTGGTATTCTGAAAGAATGTCTCTGCCATGAGTGACACAGCTGGCACCATCTTTGATCAGCTTCAAACAGCCCGCCGATGTCCCATTAAGAATATTGTCAGGTACGACAAAAATATCACGTCCCTCTTCCATAGCTAGCTGACAGGTAATCAAAGAGCCAGAGCGCTGCTTAGCCTCAACAACAAGGACACCTCGACTAAGACCTGCGATAATACGGTTTCTTTCAGGGAAATGATAAGACAAGGCGGCCTCTCCAGCCCCATATTCACTGAGCACGAGATGACGCTGAGATAAAAACTCCTGTAGCTGGTGATTTTCCTTTGGATAGTAGCGATCTAGGCCAGTCCCGATAACAGCTATGGTTTGCCCACCTGCTTTCAAGCAAGCGAGATGAGCACTGGTATCAATACCTCTAGCAAGCCCGCTGACAATGACAAAGTGATTCTTAAGCTCTTTGATGATTTTGTAAACAGACCGCGTCCCAATTTCACTGGATTCTCTAGAGCCAACGACTGCCAGCTTAGGCTTTTCTAACAGGCTTAAATCACCTTGATAAAAGAGTAAAACAGGAGGATTATAGATTTCCCTCAGGGCCAATGGGTATTGCTTATCTAGGATAGATAAGCTCGGAAACTGGTTGAATTCCTTTTTTAACAAGGCGACATTTAATTGCTTGTAGGTCTCAATAAATAAAACTGGATTTTTGCAGCAAGAAACCACTGCCATATCTCTAAGGGATAGAGACTTGTTATTACGCTGCTGGTAGTCAATCAGGTTAAGAATATTTAAATTAGTTAGCCCAGCCTTTTTTAATTTATAAAGTTCAAAATTATTCATCACTGTACCTCTCTAATGATTTATTCGTAAAAAAATTAAAAAAGCTCTGACTAAACAAAGCTTTTTGCAAACTCTTGAGGAGCTGTACAGGATTCCAGCAAAAAAATCGAGGCCTCCTAGCCTTTGTA carries:
- the smf gene encoding SMF family protein, producing the protein MNNFELYKLKKAGLTNLNILNLIDYQQRNNKSLSLRDMAVVSCCKNPVLFIETYKQLNVALLKKEFNQFPSLSILDKQYPLALREIYNPPVLLFYQGDLSLLEKPKLAVVGSRESSEIGTRSVYKIIKELKNHFVIVSGLARGIDTSAHLACLKAGGQTIAVIGTGLDRYYPKENHQLQEFLSQRHLVLSEYGAGEAALSYHFPERNRIIAGLSRGVLVVEAKQRSGSLITCQLAMEEGRDIFVVPDNILNGTSAGCLKLIKDGASCVTHGRDILSEYHYS
- a CDS encoding membrane protein; amino-acid sequence: MQGLSDYLYQHPILVLLVICHFLSDYHLQSQVIADKKEEQLAYLGLHLLGVAAPLFLVVMCIPKLWLTAILIFSSHAVIDYFKPKWARIIKLDRSWVFVLDQLLHLFIILALVARVNQAEIPDWLHARQLLLVLFMVLITKPVNIIFKLCFNKFQPASDKPMDTIVGAGAAIGNLERIVMGVCMVLGQFASIGLVLTAKSIARYNKISESPAFAEYYLIGSLFSVLSVFIAAWMCFF
- the gid gene encoding tRNA (uracil-5-)-methyltransferase Gid; the encoded protein is MSQSYINVIGAGLAGSEAAYQIAKRGIPVKLYEMRGVKATPQHKTTHFAELVCSNSFRGDSLTNAVGLLKEELRRLDSIIMRAGEAHRVPAGGAMAVDREGYAKAVTAELENHPLIEIIREEVIDIPSDAITVIATGPLTSDSLAEKIHALNGGAGFYFYDAAAPIVDKSTINMDRVYLKSRYDKGEAAYLNCPMTKEEFMAFHEALTTAEEAPLNAFEKEKYFEGCMPIEVMAKRGIKTMLYGPMKPVGLEYPDDYKGPRDGDFKTPYAVVQLRQDNAAGSLYNIVGFQTHLKWGEQKRVFQMIPGLEHAEFVRYGVMHRNSYMDSPKLLTQGFQSRANHRLFFAGQMTGVEGYVESAASGLVAGINAARLFKEEEPLVFPNTTAIGSLPYYITHADSKHFQPMNVNFGIIKELDGPRIRDKKERYEAIAKRALADLAAYLTV
- the topA gene encoding DNA topoisomerase I; its protein translation is MGRQYKVVASVGHIRDLKKSSMSIDFDNHYEPQYINIRGKGPLINALKKEAKNAKKVYLASDPDREGEAISWHLSHILGLDPDDNNRVVFNEITKDAVKEAFEGPRKIDMDLVDSQQARRVLDRIVGYSISPILWKKVKKGLSAGRVQSVALKLIIDREHEIKAFVPEEYWSIDGLFKKGTKKFQASFYGLNGKKMKLNTNDDVKLVLSRLSSDDFMVSKVEKKERRRHAPLPYTTSSLQQDAANKINFRTRKTMMVAQQLYEGISLGPNGTQGLITYMRTDSTRISPVAQNDAAGFIVERFGSQYSKHGNRVKNATGAQDAHEAIRPSNVNHTPEAIAKFLDKDQLKLYTLIWNRFVASQMTAAVFDTVKVNLEQNSVLFVANGSQMKFDGYMAVYNDSDKSKMLPEMTEGEVVKKVTLTPEQHFTQPPARYSEASLIKTLEENGVGRPSTYAPTLDVIQRRYYVKLAAKRFEPTELGEIVNQLIVEFFPDIVDVKFTADMEDKLDQIEIGKEAWQNVIDQFYKPFVKELTKAETEIEKIQIKDEPAGFDCELCGHPMVVKLGRFGKFYACSNFPECHHTKAITKEIGVSCPACQQGQVIERKTKRNRIFYGCDRYPECDFTSWDLPVGRSCPKSGDYLVEKKIRGGKQVVCSNEVCDYKEEIVK
- the satD gene encoding secretion and acid tolerance protein SatD; the encoded protein is MLYIAVIGDLVHSKQIQSRSLVQESLKACLDQLNHDFSSYIVSNLSVTLGDEFQGLLTNDAPVFQLIDLINQAMTGYPVRFGIGQGTILTDINPDISIGADGPAYWRAREAIHYIHQKNDYGNTQVAIRTDKEHKDLVLNSLLAAGEAIKASWRASQLEVFHALLDLGIYEEQFDQQLIGDTLDLQSSALSKRLKSSSVKVYLRSRHAALTYLQE